In the genome of Synechococcus sp. CB0101, the window CGTCGTCGTCCTCGGTATCGAGGCGTTCAGAGAGGCGAGCAATCCAAGAGGTTTCGGCCTGGAGATCGGTGCCGAGCTCCCAGAGGGTGGGGAGCTGGAGGGTATCGGCGGGAGGTGTGGTGACGGGAATGGCGACAGACATGGCTGGGGTGTGAGGAATGGGGGAAGAAGGGATGAGGCCTATGCCGCCTGAGGGATTTGGATCACCTCGATGGGAATGGCCGAGCGGCGGCTGAGGCGCTTTGCCTGATCGAGCAGGGAGGTGGTCCCACGGGAACCGGGGAAGCCGATCACCAGAAGGCCAGCCCCCAGGGGGAGAGCGGAGGCCAGATCCAATGAGCGCTCGAGCATCTGGCGATTGCGGATCGGGCCTGCGGCGCGGCCGTGCTCGCTCCAGGCCGCAGGGCAAGCGATCTGCGGCCAGCCCAGCTGATCGGCGGCGGCGGCAATGGCTTGATCCGCCCCTCGGGCAGCGCCATGGAGCAGGGCCTGCACCAGGCGACCACGGGTGGCGCGCAGGAGATGGGTGGCAATCAGCTCGGAGGGCCAGGCGAGATCACGGCCACCACCAGCCACAACCACGAGCTGGCCGCTGCCTGGCAGAACGATTGAGGCAAACAGAGAAGGATCAGGCGGCGCCAATGCGGCGGCCTGGGCAAGCGAAAGCATGGGAAGGAAATGAGCGTAGAA includes:
- a CDS encoding SLOG family protein — protein: MLSLAQAAALAPPDPSLFASIVLPGSGQLVVVAGGGRDLAWPSELIATHLLRATRGRLVQALLHGAARGADQAIAAAADQLGWPQIACPAAWSEHGRAAGPIRNRQMLERSLDLASALPLGAGLLVIGFPGSRGTTSLLDQAKRLSRRSAIPIEVIQIPQAA